CTTCTAtttttgttggatttgggtttcgggtccctataaaacccgtTTATGTTAATCAAAGACAATAAAGTGAAAATAAGATTTTTTTAGTGActaaacaaaaaatatttaaatttatgattaaacattataaaattatattgtatatattaaaatgattaaaaagaaaattatgatttaaaaaaattattaataaaaaaatagaatgatttttaaaaaaattatacaaaattattaaaatttatatatatttatacaaaaaaaaTCACGTTATTTATaagattattaattaaaaaaatatatatttaaaatagacatttagtTTTTAAATATAAACAAATCTTTAAAAAGCCTATTAAATCTATTATTCCTATAAATATGCTCAACACCAATTTTTTCAATAGGTAATGGGTCGAAGCTAAtaagtgtacataccctaccccctcgtgggatttgaacttgtgacctctctttcaagaacacaagttctccaccactaggccaactcaggttgtactatAACACCAATTTCTTCATCcaatcatattgtagataaatagtttataatttacaaatataaatcTTAACTTCAAAAAAATAAAgcttattttgaaaacaaaaataataatcacttttgattggtgtaaaaaatcaattaattaggaataagtgaatgcaatagtattgcctacggGAAGTACTAATAAAATTTGAttcaaattatattaaattaaacgaaaattaaatacaaatatttctattaaaaaataaacctaattaatatatgtattctttataattgtattttatatatcttttttcaaaatcattccattttttaatactttttaaaaatcataaattttttaatcattttaaaatttataaaataatttaaaaactcgtaatcacaaatttaaatattttttcattaagTTATTCTAAAAATGTCTATTTtgtttttataattattaatagttattttattaggACCAATTATAATGATATTACATAAATATTATATCACACTACAAATTAATATTTAAGTTTATCATTAATTTTATtactataattataattatataaaaaaattaaattaaattaggattacgcttttaagaaaaatatatatttttaatatcataattatttaaattattttattaaaataagagttatagttaatattgcataaatataattataccaatataatattaaaataacaacaatttaaaattataataattaaaaattacaataagtatttttattacaatactatggcAACAAGTACTTGCCACTACGCGGCACTTGTTTTTATTaacatttaaattttatatattttgaatttgtgttttacaactctattttagttttaaatttagatttaagtttgaaattattttaactatttctcttattctttgaaattaaaataaaaaataaaagctaTTAGAAGTTGTTCAACTTATAATTATTTTTTCTCTATTAAAATTTGAACTATTGtcaaataattatatattaattgtttaTCTTTATTTatacaatatttattttattttttatattttaccgTTTTTAACTATCTTTTAATATTTACAGTTTTAAGGTTTTTACAAAACATTtattatgtttatatttttttatttttttaattatagaaataatatttcttttagttaataaataaatttgcaaataATTTAGAGATAGAGAATCAAACCTAATGTTAAAATATATCTATCTCCACATCTCTCCATTGACAcacaaactctctctctctctctctctctctctctctctctctctctctcacaaacaTAACAAGAGCATATTGGTAACATAGCCTAGTTATCTTCCTAGTTTATAGGTTTTTCTTCAATCATGTTTGAATAGATATGCAAGTGGATGTATAGTTAATTATAAgacatcacttctccattgagaccttttttGCATAAACAACATAATTTGCTAAAGAACCTGCCTATTGATCTAATGTACTACATAAATGCATGAAAAAAATAGACCAaatatctctagacatgtctctctctctctctctctctctctctctctctctctctctctctctctctctctctctctctctaaatccatccatcaatctccctatccctcttcttGGACCTCTATTCctatatctctttgcctctctagctctatctctccatatttcttttttcatatctccctctatctatatctcattactCTACTCTCTACCCATGCATATCCCCCTCTATCTACCTCTCTAAACATAACTtcctatctctatatttatctttatatatctccttctctctccatctctatatatttatcttttcCAAGTATATCtatccaactctctctctctctctctctctctctctctctctctctctctctctctctctctctctctctctctctctctctctctctctccatctccatctccatctccatctctatctcgaTCCCCTATCTCTGTCTCCTTAcacctccctatctctctctcactcttacccctctaGATTTCCTTCTCTATCCACATGTCCCTCTTTTTCCCTCTCTCCCCCTTCTCCCTATTACAAACGTAACATGAGCATATTATtaatggagcttgattatcttcctaatttaatGGTTTTTCTTCAATCATGTTAGGCTTGGGATCAACAGACCTAAGCGCGTACACGataatttcaaattttataaccgcgtacccgctgcttgttttttcatgttttttttgggtggtgtccatttttctgaccaccatctttgtgcacatacccacatAAATAACATCATTTGCTAAATTACCTACGTATTGACATCACGCACTACATAAATGCATGGAAAAAATAGACAACTTTTTATGTGTCTAAATAAGATAACCATACTTTTCTTCTTGTACAAAGTAGATAATGAAGTTGTTGTGTTATTAGGAAAGAGGTGGTACTTTTCACTCTTATGGAGTCATTCAAATGGGGCCCTCTTAACTTATCAAACTTTTTTACACGCTCCTTCGATACCACAAAAATAGCTGAAAGTCCATCACATGATGATGACTAGAGAAAGTGTAAATGTTAATGCACAAGTGAATATATCATAAAATATAATGTCATGTGATTTTATAACTTTTCTCTTATTACCCTTACCTATATTTATGCACACTTATGTAAATATAGTTTTTTCACTCCGTAGTCTCTAAAAGGGATCAAAATAATGACTTAATTTTTCTACcacaataaaaaattataatttatataaaactgttacagttatcatgtattagataataattatttatttaattattagtctattatcctctacacttaagcaaAACTTacacatttaataatattataggtatttaataattattctaattattaaatacacattatccctttagggtttatttagggttgcacaactttagggttgcataatctccttttataaggattgtattgtatttctttttaaTTCCCTCTCTGCatgataatttttttcttcagagccatttttttttttgcctctattcttctcttgtgacaagtatttttcttccaggtgttcttgggatctctgaagttgtattttctcaacttcttcaaaaaCCAATGTTGAATTATATATACTAGTAATCAAGGTTCAACatgcaaaatattaaataaattatatataattatatagtactatactattatattattaaatataataatattatattagcATATCGATTATATTAACATATCTactataaaaatattattaattatattctGATCATTCATAATTCATGTTTTTAGCATCATAATCACAATGTTAATAAGAATATAACAAAGTCTAGAGGGCTCAAAAATATGATGTGACATGTGCAAGAAAGAAAAGTGTTCCCATTCATCTTAATAAAACTACCAGAAAAAAACACAATTCCAAAATTAAATCATAAACAACAATAAATTTCAATTATAGAATTCAATTCCAACTTTTAATTACAAATATGTAAATGTCCAAGTGAATTCTACAGTGGTAAAGTTATAGACCAACTTGTAGCCAAGATTATGGTTATAATGGGTGCAAAACTAAGAAAGATGGTCTACTTGCCTAAAGTCCAAGTTAAAGAGCTTGTTCAACTAACTTAATTAGATCTATCATAAATATGTTGTTCCAAATATTGATAACAAGGACTCGGATTTGATGCTCctcaaaaaaattacaaacaatatCATACATCTTTTAGCCTTAAACCTCATCATTTCTCATATTTAGTCAATCCATTATACAAGGAAAAGAAGCCTTCACATATATCTTCATAgtatcacaaaataaataaatttcttccCCCTAACAAACAAGTGCAAACTTCTCATGAATAttcataaaatcaagaaaaacacaTAAAATTATAAGATTAGGGGATAGAGAACATAATTTCAACCACATGGATGGTTTTGGACCTCTAACACccacgggggcttcactggctaggaaatattatatcacttgcattcatattggggggtttaatatcccaaaaatgagggtgcaatatattgcctatcggtgaaaatagggggttttaaattctagctatgaaaaaatacaatatctggtgaaaataggtgggcttttaatttgggctatatattgggagggggtgatagaaaaggagtttagggaaatattttttgaaaatagggggattcttcaatatgccatgaatgcacatgctataacccaggttcactatgTGAAGCCTCCATGCTAACGCCCTCACCAATATTCTTGGAAAAAGTTCTAGATTGAAATGACCTAAAAATGAGAGATCTATAGCTTTATTTATCATGACAACTAAATTCTAGAGTTTAATAGCTTTGGACAATATGTAATCACACTAAATGTTACATGTTTATTCAAATCTTGCAATAAACTACTTTTAAAGTATGATGTAGCTAGTTGGTTCATTTTGTTTCAACTTTGGTCACAATGGAGTTGAAGACCTATCTCAAAAGACGTCCTTAATCCAGAGGCTTAGAAAGAcaattattttcttagtttttgtttAATTACATCTACTAGTATCAATATAAGTAATCGAAAAAAGTAatttgaaaaacctcaaaaaaattacaaagaaactAAGCATTTCCTTGTACAGAAAAGAAAGTGAAACCATTCATGATTTTCATTTATAATTATTCCTTTTTATCTTAGACATTCCCAAAGATTTGGCCATAATGAGACTTAGAATGTCATGATTTAATAATCTTCATGGATGTCCCCCATATGCACAACACAATGACTCACTCCTCGAACATTGTTAACACATTCACTCACTCAAACTAGTTACAATGTTAGTTGATATTGTCCTCCCATTTCAATTCTACTTATGAAATAATTAGAGTGAAGCTATCAAAATTTGGGAATATGTGAACAATAAGATGCAATATAGATTATAGTCAATTTTGATTGGCAAATCCTATTGTAAAAGGATGACCAAATTAGATATTGCATCTTTATCATGATCTATTCCAATAGTAACCCCTGGGAGACTCTAACATTAAAAGTAAATATTCACATCGATCTATAATCTTTGAGGGGCATCGGTCTTCAAAAGTTGTCAAAttagattcaataaaaaaaaaaaattatgtctaggTTTTAATAGATTTGGTAatcatatcattttattttttgtGTAGATATCCATAGTAAATGAACTTGGCTCATGTGGTTGTGAAAGAAATTGTGGCCAAATGTGTTTTTCATAGCCATCTAGCTAAGAGGGGCTTGAATTCATATAATCTATGCACCAATGAGTAAGCAATAAGATTGATTGTCACTTTAGGTGGCCCAAGTTATACGTTCAACTTCTAATTCAATGGTGAGGATGACGACCcataataaattgcataagaggttATAATGGGGCCAACCCTATAAAGGGAGATGCTCTAGGTCATTAGACTAAACTTTTGATTCTTTTCgataaaaaaattatagaaatgAGTAAGCACTAAGATATGTAAATATAAACTATTTAACTTTTGAACTCTCTCCAAGTGAATAGTTATTTGTAGACATTAAATTTTGTAAGTGATTTAAAAATGTGTATTCAAAGATTTAAAAAGTGTATATTCTAATTTGAAGAAATCCACCTTTTTTACTAACTTGTCCTATATTGCAAGTGCTTTGACATAGATCTTATCAATCTTCAACACATGCACAAGTGAACATATATTAGTACATTTGAAATAAGTTACTAGACTTTAGGTACCCCACATGACAGCTATTGAAACATGAATTACTATGAAATCCTATTCTTACTATCTTATTGTGTCGAGAGGCATCCTTACAGCCTCAACACAGTAAAATGATTCTATGTAAACAAAAAAACTCTTTTAGAATAAATTTGACATCCTAGCTGGTAGTTATGCTGGAAATGCCAATGCTTGCAATTACGGGGGAAATGGACCTTTCGCTCTGTAATGGCCGTAAAAGAAGACATTGAAGGACTATCATACGCAGGAATTTTCCACTACCCGCCCAATGCACTCGTTTGCTCGGATGAtcaaaagaatggagaaatatttgattgAAAAATACCAGGGAGTAGAGGCAAAGTATTCAAGCCAGGCTGCTCTCCAGAGATGGCAAAAGCTCCATTGTTGCTACATTGCCAATTCAGACAAATGAAAAGGAATCGTGCCGAtgcaaataaaaatcaaggtgcaCAATTCTTTCTGTTAAATGTATCGTTAAAGTTTATTGTTCTTTATTTATCaaattttcttattttcttattaTGTTTTGCCTTTATACAACTCTCTTAGAGGGTCATACTAGAGGAAAGCTCTATTCGAAGTTCAAGAGATAACAAGAGCTGCAGAGCAGCGAAGTTTCTGCAAGAGGTTGGAAAAACAGTTCTGGTATTGGtgttatcattatcattattagcATTAGTTGTAGATGGAGACATTATTGCAAatctatcttgaagaatgagagaATATAAGCAATAACATCAAAAGATGTGATTTCATTGTTACTGGAAAATGATTTTGGTCCTCGAACATGTTAGACAAAGGTGGTGActggaaaagaaaaaactaaatagCCAATGAAATACAATGCGCAGGGGGATAAAAAAATGATGCAAATGTACCAAGCTATTCATGGGATGTAGATCCCCAACCTTTAAGACTAATCAAGAGTCTTTGGTAAGGTACACAGTTACATTTGTTTACTGCTTGTATATATGTAAATACACTTGCATGGCATTAAAGAAACAAAGGAATACAAATATTTAGAGCAGAGCAAAGAACCCAATATTTGATAACGTATCCACAAACCTTATCAACATAACATGACCTGATTTCACTAATCATAATTAATTACAAGTATATAGCACCAAAAGTCTTTGATCAAAAGATTACATAAAACATAGTCTTGTGAATCATAAATTCTGAACATCATTTTGATGGAATCCAGTCATCAACTTGGCATATTCTCGATGAAGTGGCATATTCTTGCATAATAATAGCAGAGAATGAGAGATAGAAATAAAGAGAAGCAGAACTAGTTTCAGCAAAAATATACAGAAACAACCAGGAAAGAGTTTTTCCATTCACATTAATTGTTTCTCAGTGTAGGCAGTATGGCGCTCCATTTTCCTCCAAGATGGAGCCCTTTTGAGGATGCATAGACTAGTGTACACTGTTAGCTGTTAGCATAGATGAGGTATATTTCAACAttaagtcaccaggttcggccgAATTTCTTCCTTGAAGTTCAGAAGTTTAAAACAGAGTATAAAATACGTTCAAATTTGTACATTGAAAAAAGTTAATATTTTTTAATCGCGATTTTAGTTTTTTTCTGGAGAAGTGTGGAAGTCGAAGGAAGTCGTGGTAGTCTGTGGTAGTGTTCGAAGAAGCCCGTGTTCAACGCAGGGAGTTTGCCTTTGCCGCCATGTTCGACGCCCTGTTAGTTCGCCTTTGCCGCCATGTTTGATGCCCTGCATGTTCGTCTCTCCCACCATATTTGATGCCCTGCCTCTATCGTCGTTCTGTCGTGTTCGACGCCCTGCAATCACCTTGCCCAAGTAGGCTTCACTGAAATTTTTCggttaggattttttttttaattggataaaactaatatttttagataattcaaacaaaatattttgtttgttttgtaTATTGTAATGTCAAGATTTTGTTTATTTTGTATATTGTAATGTGACATTACAATatacaaaataaacaaaatattttgtttattttttattgtttataatattatattatttaaaaaaatattatattgtttaatgTTTAGTTTTTATTAAGACGTGATATATAGTTTAATATTAttgtattaaattattaattgtttttacatgttgtttattatttatattatttgatttttaatttttatttgttttataaagttaaaataaaatattaataatttttataGTGTTGTTTAAAAAAGTGTagtgtattattattttattttgtttataaatttcgtaaacaaaaataaaaattaatatttgtttattttttgttaaaacatttagaatatattaataaatattttattaaaatttagtatttctattttgaaaggttgaaataaatgtagtgtttattttgttttttaatttttctttccaaacatgCAGATTTTCATTTAATGGCTCCGCCCATATCAACTTTTGAGGCATGGAAGCATGTGACTCAAAATGGAACTCACATCAAATGTAACCTATGTTAGGGAACTATTGTTGGAACTTTAACAAGGCTTAGGGAACACTTCCTTGCTAATATAGGGGGTCCAGGTGGAGGTGTTCAAGCATGTAAAGGCGTGACTCGAGAACTTAAAGCTATTCTAGAGAAAGAGTTGGTTGCTTCAATGGTAGGAAAAGTGAAGAAGGTACAAAAGAAACaaagaattgaagaagatatatcTAGATTCACATATATCATGTCTTCCTCCTCTATGCAATCCAACCCGGTGAGGGTATCAAAAGAGAGTGGAAAACTTTTCAACAACTTTTGTAAACCAGTCCTTGCTAATACAGGGGGTCCAGGTGGAGGTGTTCAAGAATGTAAAGGCGCGACTCCAGAACTTAAAGCTATTCTAGAGAAAGAGTTGGTTGCTTCAATGGCAGGCAAAGTGAAGAAGGCACAAAAGAAACAAAGAATTCAAAAAGATATATCTAGAGTCACATATATCATGTCTTCCTCTTCTATGCAATCCAACCCGGTGAGGGTATCAAAAGAGAGTGGAACATTGTTCAATAAATTTTGGAAACCAGTAGAGAAACAGGAGGTGGATGATGCAGTTGCTGATTTGTTTTACACAAGTTCTATTCCATTCAATGTTGCGAGAAGTCCACATTTTCCCAATACAGTTCACAAAATTGTAGAGCttggcaaagggtacacacccCGAGGTTCAGAGGCTATCAAGACAACTCTTTTGCAAAGTTCAAAAGGTAGAGTGACTGAGAAACTAGTTGATGTCAAAGCCACCTGGAAGGAAACAGGTTGCACAAAATTTagtgatggatggtcagatatgtgtcaaagcccattgattaatgttttggcGTCATGTCTTGATGCTATTGTGTTTTTGAAAGTCATTGACACAATGAACCACAAGAAAACTTCAaagtatatttttcaaatattagaggaagccattcttgaagtaggggtggaaaatgtggttcaagtggtaacTGATAATACATCAAATTGTGTGGGAGTTGTGGGTGGCTGATTGTAGAGAAGTACCCAAAGatatattggagcccatgtgcaATCCATTATCTCaatttgttgcttcatgacttgGCTAAATTCCCATGGGTAAATGAATCTATTCGTAGAGGTAGAGCAATTACAAATTTCATACAGAATCATCGTCTCACATTGACTATTTATAGGAAGCATGCATCAAAGGAATTGTTGAGGCCTTGTGAAACAAGATTTGcttcattttatatcactttgaaaagagtggttgaagaaaaagaaactttGAGATCTATTATTTGTTCCAATCAGTGGGAAAGTTCAGTGTTTTCTAAAGGCCCTAAggggaagaacatagagaaaatcatCCTAAATTGCAATTTCAGGGAAAGTGCAACAATTTTTTTGCTTATATGTGAACCAATTATTGATGTGCTTCGTGTGGTTGATGGTGTCACTCCTTGCCTTGGCATTATTTATGAAAGCATGGACTGGTGTAAGGAATCTATTCAAAAAACACTAAACATTGAAGAGGCAGAATATACATGCAAATATGAGAGAGTTGATTgcagatggaaaatgatgcacacacctttgCATGCAACAACTTGTTTTTTGGAGCCTAAGTTGTTTTCTATTGATAGAAGGGGTGATAATAAAATCATGGAAGGGCTTTACCAAGCTATTAGCAGGTATGTACCAGATCCAGAAACTGCAGCACTAATCACAAAACAAAGTTGGCAATACAAGATAGGAGAAGGGATGTTTGGAGGAGCAAAAGCCAAATATGACTCACCACGTATGCCTGGATAGAGATGGTGGATCCCTTATGGATCATCAACTCTAGAACTGCAAGACTATTCAAATTTTGAGTCAGAGAGAaagttcatcagcttgtgagaggaactagagttgctttgaccacatccattccaaaaagaggaacaaattgttgactcgaaagttgggagatcttgtctatgttcatagcaatttgaaattgttgatgaacaaatcAACAAAGAACACTTCTTTAGAACAAACTCTTGAAGGAATAGCAATGCCAGATGCAGATGAGCCTGACTTTGCAGATGATGAACTGAGTAGTGATACAAATGATGATGATTTGGTATCCCagccaagtgctcttgatgacttagagttattttaaagttctaaagtctttgactgttattgtacctttttgacaaGAAAACGTCTTTGCAATCGTGAAAGcatatgtttcctatggtttatattttataaatgtgtcatctttttgtaatgatttcaaatctatttatcaatgttaaactatttaggcaattttatagatatattacatatatttattaaaaatttaaaagaattacATAAGGcaaatttaattcgaattttatacagtTCAAATTTTTTCCTTGTTgaacttcaaatttgaatttgaacccGATGACTTAGTTTCGACATAATATACTCCACCTGACACAATTCCATGAGAAATAAGGACACCATTTTCAACTAAAAAGACCAAGATCGTGAGACTTACATCCTTCTCAGATCTAACTGCCTTAAGGAACCTCTTCATGAAGAGGTAAGGATTTGGACCGTAATATCGAATTGCAATGCATTGAGGATTGATTTCTCCTCCAGTCAGCAATGTATTGTATAATCACTGTAAGTTAGATCAAACCAAACACAAGAAAAGTATCATTTGATTCATTGTTGCAGCTTAAGTAAAAAAATGATGCATACCATTTGTAGAATGTCAGATTTTATGTACGCATTGTCAGAATCAAGGACAAAATATTCAACGATAGGAGCATATATCTCTTCATATTTAGATGCCAAAAGCATAGAAGTTACCCCAACAAGCTGCAATGATTTTCTTACTACACTTTGATTGAAAAGAGATTGATTGCTAGGAACAAAGTCTCATGCATGAGACCAAATTTCAAATGGACCTACACGGTAAGAGGATACATGGCATTGATTGTCTTATCCTATTGGGTTAAATGGAACTTGCATGGTTAAATATGAAACTTGTAATGTAACATGCAACATATGTTTGTCGGGGTTAAAGCCTTAATGGGTTAACCTACTTGTATGTGATTTTGTAATTTGCTGGGATAATATTTTCCTGTATTTTGCTAATTTGTTTGGAAAAATGTTAGCCCTAAATGCAGATATATTTCACAGGGAATATGTGTATGATTATGCAAATGCTTAATAAGAGTTTGATagaattttctttttaaataatatGGAATCACATTGTCTTTCCATCAACAACTCAATTTTAAAATGTTAAACTTAAAGCTTGActgtaaatattttaaaaataataatttctggCCAGTAATATAGTCAGAGCTGTAGATTGGTATgaactctctctctatatatatatgtatatttcctCCAGCTACGCGTCACCAACTGAAGAATATTTTAACCCTCAATATAATGCGATTTCCCTTAAGACAGTGGGTACAGTCTACTCATAACTTGGCGGCTGCCTTCTATAGTTTCCAACGAAGCCTCGGAGAGTGAGGGAAAGGAAAGACCTCAATAAGTCAATCTATCAAAATTGCTCGCATTTTCTCATTTATGTCTGATTGGAGAGACATGTAGTCTCGAAGAACCATGTAGTCTCGAGGAACGCAGCTAATGATTTGTTATGAGTTTTAAACTATTAGTAATTACTTGCAACCAGATACCAATCCGGAATATTAGAAAGTAACACTTTCTACCAGCAAAACCAAGGATTTAATTGTCCTATTGATAGAGTTTCAAGTACTTGTCTTTCCCTACtcaaatgaattaaaaaataaaacaaagctATATAGGGAATGTGATGCATAGAAGAAGAGTAGAAACTCACCTCTCTTTCATGGTAGAAGCTATAAATGTCCTGGACATAATCTGTCACAACCAATGGATTGTCCATGTCTACCTCATCAATAATAGGCATTTGGCCCTCTGCCTCCTCTGTTTCCATTTCACAACATTCATCATCGTCCTGCCACAAGATCAGATTCTCAGTTATGGCTTGGCTTGGTTATAGGTTAAGGAATTCTAATGATTGCCTCAACTATTGAGACAAATATTAGGATGAACATGCATTATAAAGCACAATATTAATCCCTGTATTTGAGTAAAGATAGGTTCCGACAGACCTCATCCTCCTCCATTAAATCTATAATCATTGATTCAGTGTCATTCTTCAGCAATTCTGCTCGAGACCAACTAATGACCTCATGGGGGGATGGCACAGATTCGAATGCTTCGTCTCCCAAAGGCATATCAGAATTCTCCACATTGTTCTTGATGTGATTTCTCTCCCTTGTTCTCCTTTGCTTGGCTCCCCATTTCATATGTTCCTCAAATTCCTCACCTGGTGCCTGGATCATACACAAGTGAACATGATTCTGTAGGTTTTCCTCTGTTCCATAT
This genomic stretch from Cryptomeria japonica chromosome 8, Sugi_1.0, whole genome shotgun sequence harbors:
- the LOC131037912 gene encoding uncharacterized protein LOC131037912 gives rise to the protein MSIFTGAEVTGALPVDFACLLVCFVFLGCTSGSVSSDSGGPGGGVQACKGVTRELKAILEKELVASMVGKVKKVQKKQRIEEDISRFTYIMSSSSMQSNPVRVSKESGKLFNNFCKPVLANTGGPGGGVQECKGATPELKAILEKELVASMAGKVKKAQKKQRIQKDISRVTYIMSSSSMQSNPVRVSKESGTLFNKFWKPVEKQEVDDAVADLFYTSSIPFNVARSPHFPNTVHKIVELGKGYTPRGSEAIKTTLLQSSKGRVTEKLVDVKATWKETGCTKFSDGWSDMCQSPLINVLASCLDAIVFLKVIDTMNHKKTSKKHASKELLRPCETRFASFYITLKRVVEEKETLRSIICSNQWESSVFSKGPKGKNIEKIILNCNFRESATIFLLICEPIIDVLRVVDGVTPCLGIIYESMDWCKESIQKTLNIEEAEYTCKYERVDCRWKMMHTPLHATTCFLEPKLFSIDRRGDNKIMEGLYQAISRYVPDPETAALITKQSWQYKIGEGMFGGAKAKYDSPRMPG